In one window of Onychomys torridus chromosome 7, mOncTor1.1, whole genome shotgun sequence DNA:
- the Pdcd7 gene encoding programmed cell death protein 7 encodes MALPPFFAQGRQGPPPPQPPPSAPFGCPPPPLPSPAFPPPLPQRPGPFPGASAPFLQPPLALQPRAPAEASRGGGGGSGGSFFPVPPPPLPPPPPQCRPFPGPDAGERPRPPPPGPGPPWSPRWAEAPPPPDVLGDAALQRLRDRQWLEAVFGNPRRPGGPGPPRTPVGPSLGEVRARLRAALRLVRRLRSLGQSLREAEADGAAWASLHAQAVPLRAELAERLQPLAQAAYVGEARRRLERVRRRRLRLRERAREREAEREAEAAQATEREQEIDRWRVKCVQEVEEKKREQELKAAADGVLSEVRKKQSDTKRMVDILRALEKLRKLRKEAAARKGVCPPASADETFEHHLQRLRKLIKKRSELYEAEERALRVMLEGEQEEERKRELEKKQRKERERLLLQKREMESKLFGDPDDFPLAHLLQPFRQYYLQAEHSLPALIQIRHDWDQYLVPSDHPKGNSVPQGWVLPPIPSNDIWATAVKLH; translated from the exons ATGGCTCTGCCACCCTTCTTCGCCCAGGGCCGCCAGGGGCCGCCGCCCCCGCAGCCACCGCCTTCCGCTCCGTTCGGCTGTCCGCCCCCGCCGCTGCCCTCCCCGGCTTTCCCACCGCCTCTTCCCCAGCGGCCCGGCCCTTTCCCGGGGGCATCCGcccccttcctccagcctccGCTGGCACTGCAGCCCCGCGCCCCGGCCGAGGCCtcccgcggcggcggcggtggcagtgGCGGCTCCTTCTTTCCAGTGCCGCccccgccgctgccgccgccgccgccgcagtgCCGGCCCTTCCCGGGGCCCGACGCCGGCGAGCGTCCGCGGCCACCGCCTCCAGGCCCTGGGCCGCCCTGGAGCCCGCGCTGGGCCGAGGCGCCGCCGCCGCCTGACGTGCTCGGGGACGCGGCCCTGCAGCGCCTGCGCGACCGGCAGTGGCTGGAGGCGGTGTTCGGGAACCCCCGGCGGCCAGGCGGCCCCGGGCCCCCGCGCACACCCGTCGGGCCTAGCCTGGGCGAGGTGCGCGCGCGATTGCGCGCCGCTTTGCGCCTAGTGCGGCGGCTGCGCAGCCTGGGGCAGTCCCTGCGCGAGGCCGAGGCCGACGGAGCGGCCTGGGCCTCGCTACACGCTCAGGCTGTGCCATTGCGAGCGGAGCTGGCCGAGCGGCTGCAGCCGCTGGCCCAGGCCGCCTATGTGGGCGAGGCGCGACGGAGGCTGGAGAGGGTCCGGCGCCGCCGGTTGCGGCTTCGTGAGAGGGCCCGGGAACGCGAGGCTGAGCGGGAGGCGGAGGCCGCGCAGGCCACGGAACGGGAGCAGGAGATTGACCGCTGGAGGGTGAAGTGCGTGCAGGAAGTGGAGGAAAAGAAGCGG gagcaggaactcaaagcggCTGCTGATGGAGTCTTGTCTGAAGTAAGGAAAAAACAATCGGACACCAAAAGAATGGTGGACATTCTGCGTGCTTTAGAGAAactgaggaaactgaggaaagAAGCCGCAGCAAGGAAAG GGGtctgtcctcctgcctcggcaGATGAGACTTTTGAGCACCATCTTCAGCGGCTGAGAAAACTCATTAAAAAGCGCTCTGAACTGTATGAAGCTGAAGAGAGAGCCCTCCGAGTTATGCTGGAAggagaacaggaggaagagaggaagagagaattagaaaagaaacagagaaaagagagagagagacttttacTTCAGAAGCGAGAAATGGAGTCCAAGTTATTTGGAGATCCGG ATGACTTCCCACTTGCTCACCTCTTACAGCCATTCCGCCAGTACTACCTCCAGGCCGAGCACTCCCTGCCTGCGCTCATTCAGATAAG GCATGATTGGGATCAGTACCTGGTGCCGTCTGATCATCCTAAAGGCAACTCCGTTCCCCAAGGATGGGTCCTTCCCCCGATCCCCAGCAACGACATCTGGGCAACGGCCGTTAAGCTGCATTAA